In Nasonia vitripennis strain AsymCx chromosome 2, Nvit_psr_1.1, whole genome shotgun sequence, a genomic segment contains:
- the LOC100123780 gene encoding ATP-binding cassette sub-family A member 5 isoform X1 translates to MDIFLDRPNAEGETKILTETDEYRMGSCGVYLSQLRAMLVRNLLLKKREKRKTTAEIFLPLYILGILIVVKVLIPNPNYPAITTQRQEGDIFEFFNGYKNNTIAVVPNTTETVEFLNFTNQLWLSMWDSPNKHQLNFIYFDTTDDLQAAYWREPYSIPLAVIFEDPQPKTSRLEYEIRTNPSYTTPPSPTEMLSSSVTCRKDTSHWMGGVLSIETGGSCPVNNYFLSGFMALQLLLDITKIRLDTENNDITVPDIKLEMFPKEAYTADWMLAFRVVIPLYMVLALSQFITYLLILIVGEKENKIKEGMKIMGLKDSVFWLSWFIIYAAFVLLLSAVAVVLLFTLQMFQHTHFLPIFLLVVLYSFSVIMFAFMITPFFDKSRTAGVLGNFAVTILSLMYFIQVFVDDSSSISFWLVSLLSPTGVALAMDKALVLDLQGEGVNFDNLWSGPGIPFGGSLVMMTLDIFLYGLLAYYLDSVVPSEYGTKRPAWFCFTPGFWCKKNKAPRVSSAERVNSTITTTGASLDGGASVESHARVVVVKKPTIRIAADDCQQAPAVNGESNSFIPGEEANRDVEPVVREMKGREAIRIVDLYKSYSKCRRPEVKAVNGINLTIYEGQITAILGHNGAGKTTLFNILTGLTSPTAGTALIFGYDVRDSNDMHMIRSMTGVCPQHDILFDLLTPREHLEFFAAVRGIPRGTIEHEVKKTLKDIDLLEKADTFAKYLSGGQKRKLSVGIAIIGDPKIIILDEPTAGVDPYSRRQMWSFLQSRRHGKVILLTTHFMDEADILADRKAVISKGKLRCCGSSLFLKNKFGIGYHLTLVLEGNVRENAITRLVSSHVTKAEKARRHGRELSFILPHNSVENFAPLFSAIEQEIKTKALRLGISSYGVSMTTLEEVFLHLEKDEETECTMDNLSKKMVRNRALSRSLSLQSKSTSYQSLQNEGTIVQNDAQKGEYSEGQKTLSRMRLEFGSIFAPKDLKAGTNELPDGTASNDKSPAILGLGLDPIKIRPNVIQTFYAMLKLRVLRLFRSIQLLYFTIVAPLALVVLGLYLNSIKTPNIGMQSLILNNESYGPDTNIMYINSTNRDISPLVNSIGKIINRSEEYDGTFVELLNRAPHMAILNVTDYNYSRVNFTVMYNDTMQHSLPIVLNVFTNALYKLHSTEVTKPINPIQVKSQPFRQTSQPQEFNIGIASSALFIGMDLVLVPITLAVDMVYDREIKAKNQLRVNGLSFTMYFFTYFVVLLGLMMFICLCILGIIFMFQVPSLQQVPALLTLGGLIILYCPSSIFFSTCLAYMFDKMDSAQSFLPNIATFFGLIPFLLVMILDMLGVGGIAAFALHVVFSLCNTMYVPYAALYYIDRVYLMCTMNATCRHLSISDYLTSEIIVMALGVMLHCPLWFFVLLLLDTKKSGGNVKDFFKYYVRNGGSIGEEIMENNDVGDHEDEDVKNERQKVFNLMSSTSVQEPPVVLVQNLRKEYRQQEATSCSCCSKREEEQPPPSKKIAVRNLSLAVEPAEVLGLLGHNGAGKTTTMKIIIAEEAASRGRVQIGGHNINSHMSEAFRQMGYCPQHDAQWKNITVREHLECYAAIRGVPWGDISRIVDLYLSGLQIHEHADKQTQECSGGTRRKLSFAMAMIGGPKVVLMDEPSTGMDPRSKRFLWDTILASFQGGRGAILTTHSMEEADALCSRVGIMVKGELRCIGSTQHLKNLYGAGYTLEMKLLGGDCTPTTPSGNRVSCLKEFVTGMFADATLEESFADRLVFAVPQHSVHSLAECFTQLEKAKMELDIEEYSFSQTTLEQVFLKFSHYDAPDAND, encoded by the exons ATATGAGATACGGACGAATCCCTCGTACACGACGCCGCCGTCACCGACCGAAATGCTCTCATCTTCGGTGACCTGTCGGAAGGACACCAGTCACTGGATGGGTGGTGTCCTGTCCATAGAAACCGGTGGCTCGTGTCCcgtcaataattattttttatccgGCTTCATGGCCTTGCAGCTGCTGTTGGATATTACGAAAATCAGG TTGGATACCGAGAATAACGATATCACGGTGCCGGACATCAAGCTGGAGATGTTTCCAAAGGAAGCGTACACGGCTGATTGGATGCTCGCCTTCAGAGTTGTGATTCCTCTATACATGGTGCTAGCCCTCTCTCAGTTCATAACATATCTGTTAATTTTGATCGTCGGCGAGAAGGAGAACAAAATCAAGGAGGGCATGAAGATAATGGGTCTAAAGGATTCCGTATTTTG GTTATCGTGGTTCATCATTTACGCAGCCTTCGTCCTACTACTGTCGGCCGTCGCGGTCGTTCTCCTCTTTACTTTACAGATGTTCCAGCACACGCATTTCCTGCCGATATTTTTGCTAGTCGTGCTCTACAGCTTCTCCGTCATTATGTTCGCCTTCATGATAACGCCGTTCTTCGATAAATCACGC ACCGCTGGTGTCCTGGGTAACTTCGCGGTGACGATTCTGAGCCTAATGTACTTCATCCAGGTGTTCGTTGACGACTCGAGCTCGATATCGTTTTGGCTCGTGTCACTGTTGAGCCCCACGGGAGTAGCCTTGGCAATGGACAAG GCTCTCGTGTTGGACCTGCAAGGCGAGGGTGTGAACTTCGACAATCTCTGGTCCGGTCCTGGAATCCCCTTCGGCGGAAGTCTCGTGATGATGACCCTGGACATATTTCTCTACGGACTTTTAGCCTACTATCTCGATTCCGTCGTTCCGA GCGAATACGGAACAAAGCGACCAGCCTGGTTTTGCTTCACGCCAGGCTTCTGGTGCAAGAAGAACAAGGCGCCGAGAGTAAGTTCAGCCGAGCGCGTAAATAGCACAATCACCACAACCGGCGCGTCCCTCGATGGCGGCGCGTCGGTCGAGTCGCATGCACGAGTCGTTGTTGTTAAAAAGCCCACGATACGAATCGCTGCCGATGATTGCCAGCAGGCGCCGGCGGTGAACGGCGAGTCCAACAGCTTCATCCCGGGCGAGGAGGCGAACCGCGACGTCGAGCCCGTCGTCCGGGAGATGAAGGGTCGCGAGGCGATACGCATCGTCGATCTTTACAAGTCCTACAGCAAGTGCCGGAGACCCGAGGTCAAGGCCGTCAACGGCATCAACCTCACTATTTACGAGGGCCAGATAACCGCGATACTCGGTCACAACGGGGCCGGCAAGACGACCCTCTTCAATATTCTCACGGGACTGACCTCACCCACCGCGGGCACAGCCCTGATATTCGGCTACGACGTCAGGGACTCCAACGACATGCACATGATACGCAGCATGACCGGCGTCTGCCCGCAGCACGACATCCTCTTCGATCTGCTCACGCCGAGGGAGCACCTTGAGTTCTTCGCCGCCGTCCGCGGCATCCCCCGGGGCACTATAGAGCACGAG GTCAAAAAGACCCTGAAGGACATAGACCTGCTGGAGAAGGCGGACACGTTCGCCAAGTACCTGAGCGGCGGCCAAAAGCGCAAGCTGTCGGTGGGCATAGCCATAATCGGCGATCCGAAGATCATCATCCTCGACGAGCCGACCGCTGGGGTCGATCCCTACTCTCGCCGACAGATGTGGTCGTTCCTGCAGTCGCGGCGCCACGGCAAAGTCATACTGCTGACGACGCACTTCATGGACGAGGCGGACATACTCGCCGACAGGAAGGCTGTGATTAGCAAGGGGAAGCTTCGCTGCTGCGGCAGCTCCTTGTTTCTCAAGAACAAGTTTGGAATTGGATACCACCTCAC GCTCGTGCTGGAGGGCAACGTCCGGGAGAACGCGATAACGCGACTGGTCTCCTCGCACGTGACCAAGGCCGAGAAAGCTCGCCGACACGGTCGCGAGCTGAGCTTCATCCTGCCGCACAACTCGGTGGAGAACTTTGCGCCACTCTTCTCCGCCATCGAGCAGGAGATCAAGACCAAGGCCCTCCGACTGGGCATCAGCAGCTACGGCGTGTCCATGACGACGCTCGAGGAGGTCTTCCTGCACCTGGAGAAGGACGAGGAGACCGAGTGCACGATGGACAACTTGTCGAAGAAGATGGTGAGGAACCGGGCGCTGAGCAGGTCCCTGTCGCTGCAGTCCAAGAGCACGTCGTATCAGAGTCTCCAGAACGAGGGCACGATCGTCCAGAACGACGCTCAGAAGGGTGAGT ATTCAGAAGGACAAAAAACTTTATCAAGAATGAGGCTAGAGTTTGGTAGCATTTTCGCTCCGAAAGATTTAAAAG CCGGTACGAACGAGCTACCAGACGGGACAGCGAGCAACGACAAGAGCCCGGCGATACTGGGCCTCGGACTGGACCCCATCAAGATACGACCCAATGTCATACAGACGTTCTACGCTATGCTTAAACTCCGAGTGCTCCGGCTCTTCAGAAGCATCCAGCTGTTGTACTTCACGATCGTCGCACCCCTGGCCCTCGTCGTGCTCGGCCTCTATCTCAACAGCATAAAGACCCCCAACATAGGGATGCAGAGCCTCATTCTGAACAATG AGAGCTACGGTCCCGACACGAACATCATGTACATCAACAGCACGAACCGCGACATCTCGCCGCTGGTCAACAGCATCGGTAAGATAATCAACCGGTCGGAGGAGTACGACGGGACCTTTGTCGAGCTGCTCAATCGGGCGCCGCACATGGCCATCTTGAACGTCACCGACTATAACTACTCAAGGGTGAACTTCACGGTTATGTACAACGACACGATGCAACATTCATTGCCGATCGTTTTGAATGTCTTTACCAACGCGCTCTACAA gCTACACAGTACAGAAGTGACGAAGCCGATAAACCCGATACAAGTGAAGAGTCAGCCGTTCAGGCAGACATCCCAGCCTCAAGAGTTCAACATCGGTATAGCCAGTTCAGCGCTGTTTATCGGCATGGACCTCGTCTTAGTGCCCATAACTCTGGCCGTCGACATGGTTTACGATCGCGAA ATCAAAGCCAAGAACCAGCTGAGGGTGAACGGCCTCTCGTTCACGATGTACTTCTTCACCTACTTCGTGGTGCTGCTCGGTCTGATGATGTTCATCTGCCTCTGCATCCTCGGCATCATCTTCATGTTCCAAGTGCCATCGTTGCAGCAGGTGCCAGCTCTGCTGACCCTGGGCGGCCTCATCATCCTCTACTGCCCCTCGTCCATATTCTTCTCGACCTGTCTCGCCTACATGTTCGACAAGATGGACTCGGCCCAGAGTTTCCTGCCCAATATCGCCACGTTCTTCGGACTGATACCGTTTCTGCTGGTCATGATCCTGGACATGCTGGGTGTCGGTGGTATCGCCGCGTTCGCCTTGCACGTGGTATTCTCGCTGTGCAACACGATGTACGTGCCGTACGCCGCGCTGTACTACATCGACCGAGTCTATCTCATGTGTACCATGAACGCGACCTGTCGCCACCTGAGCATATCGGATTACCTCACGAGCGAGATCATCGTCATGGCGCTCGGAGTGATGCTGCACTGCCCGCTTTGGTTCTTCGTGCTTCTGCTGCTCGACACCAAGAAGAGCGGAGGGAACGTCAAGGACTTCTTCAAGTACTACGTG CGCAACGGTGGCTCGATCGGCGAGGAAATTATGGAGAACAACGACGTTGGCGACCACGAGGACGAAGACGTGAAGAACGAGAGACAGAAGGTCTTCAACCTGATGAGCTCGACGTCGGTGCAGGAGCCCCCAGTGGTGCTCGTCCAGAACCTCCGCAAAGAGTACCGGCAGCAAGAAGCCACGTCGTGCAGTTGCTGCTCGAAGCGCGAGGAGGAGCAGCCTCCGCCCTCCAAGAAGATAGCCGTGCGAAATCTCTCGTTGGCCGTCGAACCGGCCGAAGTGCTTGGACTCCTGGGTCACAACGGCGCCGGCAAGACCACCACCATGAAGATCATCATCGCGGAGGAGGCAGCCAGTCGCGGCCGAGTCCAGATCGGTGGTCACAACATCAACTCCCACATGTCCGAGGCGTTCAGGCAGATGGGATACTGTCCCCAACACGACGCACAGTGGAAGAACATCACCGTGAGGGAGCACCTCGAATGCTACGCGGCCATTCGCGGCGTTCCCTGGGGCGACATCAGCAG AATCGTCGATCTGTACCTGTCAGGTCTGCAAATCCACGAACACGCCGACAAGCAGACGCAGGAGTGCTCGGGAGGAACGAGACGGAAGCTCAGCTTTGCCATGGCCATGATCGGAGGACCCAAGGTCGTGCTCATGGACGAGCCCAGCACGGGAATGGACCCACGTTCCAAGCGATTCCTCTGGGATACCATCCTCGCCAGTTTTCAG GGCGGCAGAGGCGCGATCCTCACGACGCATTCGATGGAGGAGGCGGACGCCCTGTGCTCGCGCGTCGGCATAATGGTGAAAGGCGAGCTGCGCTGCATCGGCTCCACGCAGCACCTGAAAAATCTGTACGGCGCGGGCTACACGCTGGAGATGAAGCTGCTGGGAGGTGACTGCACCCCGACGACTCCCTCGGGCAACCGAGTCAGCTGTCTCAAGGAATTCGTCACGGGCATGTTCGCCGACGCCACTCTCGAGGAGAGCTTCGCAGACAGGCTCGTCTTCGCTGTGCCCCAGCACTCGGTGCATTCGCTGGCCGAATGCTTCACTCAGCTTGAGAAAG CCAAGATGGAATTGGATATCGAAGAGTACAGCTTCAGTCAGACGACGCTCGAGCAGGTGTTCCTCAAGTTCTCCCACTACGACGCGCCAGACGCCAATGACTGA
- the LOC100123780 gene encoding ATP-binding cassette sub-family A member 5 isoform X3: MDIFLDRPNAEGETKILTETDEYRMGSCGVYLSQLRAMLVRNLLLKKREKRKTTAEIFLPLYILGILIVVKVLIPNPNYPAITTQRQEGDIFEFFNGYKNNTIAVVPNTTETVEFLNFTNQLWLSMWDSPNKHQLNFIYFDTTDDLQAAYWREPYSIPLAVIFEDPQPKTSRLEYEIRTNPSYTTPPSPTEMLSSSVTCRKDTSHWMGGVLSIETGGSCPVNNYFLSGFMALQLLLDITKIRLDTENNDITVPDIKLEMFPKEAYTADWMLAFRVVIPLYMVLALSQFITYLLILIVGEKENKIKEGMKIMGLKDSVFWLSWFIIYAAFVLLLSAVAVVLLFTLQMFQHTHFLPIFLLVVLYSFSVIMFAFMITPFFDKSRTAGVLGNFAVTILSLMYFIQVFVDDSSSISFWLVSLLSPTGVALAMDKALVLDLQGEGVNFDNLWSGPGIPFGGSLVMMTLDIFLYGLLAYYLDSVVPSEYGTKRPAWFCFTPGFWCKKNKAPRVSSAERVNSTITTTGASLDGGASVESHARVVVVKKPTIRIAADDCQQAPAVNGESNSFIPGEEANRDVEPVVREMKGREAIRIVDLYKSYSKCRRPEVKAVNGINLTIYEGQITAILGHNGAGKTTLFNILTGLTSPTAGTALIFGYDVRDSNDMHMIRSMTGVCPQHDILFDLLTPREHLEFFAAVRGIPRGTIEHEVKKTLKDIDLLEKADTFAKYLSGGQKRKLSVGIAIIGDPKIIILDEPTAGVDPYSRRQMWSFLQSRRHGKVILLTTHFMDEADILADRKAVISKGKLRCCGSSLFLKNKFGIGYHLTLVLEGNVRENAITRLVSSHVTKAEKARRHGRELSFILPHNSVENFAPLFSAIEQEIKTKALRLGISSYGVSMTTLEEVFLHLEKDEETECTMDNLSKKMVRNRALSRSLSLQSKSTSYQSLQNEGTIVQNDAQKGESGTNELPDGTASNDKSPAILGLGLDPIKIRPNVIQTFYAMLKLRVLRLFRSIQLLYFTIVAPLALVVLGLYLNSIKTPNIGMQSLILNNESYGPDTNIMYINSTNRDISPLVNSIGKIINRSEEYDGTFVELLNRAPHMAILNVTDYNYSRVNFTVMYNDTMQHSLPIVLNVFTNALYKLHSTEVTKPINPIQVKSQPFRQTSQPQEFNIGIASSALFIGMDLVLVPITLAVDMVYDREIKAKNQLRVNGLSFTMYFFTYFVVLLGLMMFICLCILGIIFMFQVPSLQQVPALLTLGGLIILYCPSSIFFSTCLAYMFDKMDSAQSFLPNIATFFGLIPFLLVMILDMLGVGGIAAFALHVVFSLCNTMYVPYAALYYIDRVYLMCTMNATCRHLSISDYLTSEIIVMALGVMLHCPLWFFVLLLLDTKKSGGNVKDFFKYYVRNGGSIGEEIMENNDVGDHEDEDVKNERQKVFNLMSSTSVQEPPVVLVQNLRKEYRQQEATSCSCCSKREEEQPPPSKKIAVRNLSLAVEPAEVLGLLGHNGAGKTTTMKIIIAEEAASRGRVQIGGHNINSHMSEAFRQMGYCPQHDAQWKNITVREHLECYAAIRGVPWGDISRIVDLYLSGLQIHEHADKQTQECSGGTRRKLSFAMAMIGGPKVVLMDEPSTGMDPRSKRFLWDTILASFQGGRGAILTTHSMEEADALCSRVGIMVKGELRCIGSTQHLKNLYGAGYTLEMKLLGGDCTPTTPSGNRVSCLKEFVTGMFADATLEESFADRLVFAVPQHSVHSLAECFTQLEKAKMELDIEEYSFSQTTLEQVFLKFSHYDAPDAND, from the exons ATATGAGATACGGACGAATCCCTCGTACACGACGCCGCCGTCACCGACCGAAATGCTCTCATCTTCGGTGACCTGTCGGAAGGACACCAGTCACTGGATGGGTGGTGTCCTGTCCATAGAAACCGGTGGCTCGTGTCCcgtcaataattattttttatccgGCTTCATGGCCTTGCAGCTGCTGTTGGATATTACGAAAATCAGG TTGGATACCGAGAATAACGATATCACGGTGCCGGACATCAAGCTGGAGATGTTTCCAAAGGAAGCGTACACGGCTGATTGGATGCTCGCCTTCAGAGTTGTGATTCCTCTATACATGGTGCTAGCCCTCTCTCAGTTCATAACATATCTGTTAATTTTGATCGTCGGCGAGAAGGAGAACAAAATCAAGGAGGGCATGAAGATAATGGGTCTAAAGGATTCCGTATTTTG GTTATCGTGGTTCATCATTTACGCAGCCTTCGTCCTACTACTGTCGGCCGTCGCGGTCGTTCTCCTCTTTACTTTACAGATGTTCCAGCACACGCATTTCCTGCCGATATTTTTGCTAGTCGTGCTCTACAGCTTCTCCGTCATTATGTTCGCCTTCATGATAACGCCGTTCTTCGATAAATCACGC ACCGCTGGTGTCCTGGGTAACTTCGCGGTGACGATTCTGAGCCTAATGTACTTCATCCAGGTGTTCGTTGACGACTCGAGCTCGATATCGTTTTGGCTCGTGTCACTGTTGAGCCCCACGGGAGTAGCCTTGGCAATGGACAAG GCTCTCGTGTTGGACCTGCAAGGCGAGGGTGTGAACTTCGACAATCTCTGGTCCGGTCCTGGAATCCCCTTCGGCGGAAGTCTCGTGATGATGACCCTGGACATATTTCTCTACGGACTTTTAGCCTACTATCTCGATTCCGTCGTTCCGA GCGAATACGGAACAAAGCGACCAGCCTGGTTTTGCTTCACGCCAGGCTTCTGGTGCAAGAAGAACAAGGCGCCGAGAGTAAGTTCAGCCGAGCGCGTAAATAGCACAATCACCACAACCGGCGCGTCCCTCGATGGCGGCGCGTCGGTCGAGTCGCATGCACGAGTCGTTGTTGTTAAAAAGCCCACGATACGAATCGCTGCCGATGATTGCCAGCAGGCGCCGGCGGTGAACGGCGAGTCCAACAGCTTCATCCCGGGCGAGGAGGCGAACCGCGACGTCGAGCCCGTCGTCCGGGAGATGAAGGGTCGCGAGGCGATACGCATCGTCGATCTTTACAAGTCCTACAGCAAGTGCCGGAGACCCGAGGTCAAGGCCGTCAACGGCATCAACCTCACTATTTACGAGGGCCAGATAACCGCGATACTCGGTCACAACGGGGCCGGCAAGACGACCCTCTTCAATATTCTCACGGGACTGACCTCACCCACCGCGGGCACAGCCCTGATATTCGGCTACGACGTCAGGGACTCCAACGACATGCACATGATACGCAGCATGACCGGCGTCTGCCCGCAGCACGACATCCTCTTCGATCTGCTCACGCCGAGGGAGCACCTTGAGTTCTTCGCCGCCGTCCGCGGCATCCCCCGGGGCACTATAGAGCACGAG GTCAAAAAGACCCTGAAGGACATAGACCTGCTGGAGAAGGCGGACACGTTCGCCAAGTACCTGAGCGGCGGCCAAAAGCGCAAGCTGTCGGTGGGCATAGCCATAATCGGCGATCCGAAGATCATCATCCTCGACGAGCCGACCGCTGGGGTCGATCCCTACTCTCGCCGACAGATGTGGTCGTTCCTGCAGTCGCGGCGCCACGGCAAAGTCATACTGCTGACGACGCACTTCATGGACGAGGCGGACATACTCGCCGACAGGAAGGCTGTGATTAGCAAGGGGAAGCTTCGCTGCTGCGGCAGCTCCTTGTTTCTCAAGAACAAGTTTGGAATTGGATACCACCTCAC GCTCGTGCTGGAGGGCAACGTCCGGGAGAACGCGATAACGCGACTGGTCTCCTCGCACGTGACCAAGGCCGAGAAAGCTCGCCGACACGGTCGCGAGCTGAGCTTCATCCTGCCGCACAACTCGGTGGAGAACTTTGCGCCACTCTTCTCCGCCATCGAGCAGGAGATCAAGACCAAGGCCCTCCGACTGGGCATCAGCAGCTACGGCGTGTCCATGACGACGCTCGAGGAGGTCTTCCTGCACCTGGAGAAGGACGAGGAGACCGAGTGCACGATGGACAACTTGTCGAAGAAGATGGTGAGGAACCGGGCGCTGAGCAGGTCCCTGTCGCTGCAGTCCAAGAGCACGTCGTATCAGAGTCTCCAGAACGAGGGCACGATCGTCCAGAACGACGCTCAGAAGGGTGAGT CCGGTACGAACGAGCTACCAGACGGGACAGCGAGCAACGACAAGAGCCCGGCGATACTGGGCCTCGGACTGGACCCCATCAAGATACGACCCAATGTCATACAGACGTTCTACGCTATGCTTAAACTCCGAGTGCTCCGGCTCTTCAGAAGCATCCAGCTGTTGTACTTCACGATCGTCGCACCCCTGGCCCTCGTCGTGCTCGGCCTCTATCTCAACAGCATAAAGACCCCCAACATAGGGATGCAGAGCCTCATTCTGAACAATG AGAGCTACGGTCCCGACACGAACATCATGTACATCAACAGCACGAACCGCGACATCTCGCCGCTGGTCAACAGCATCGGTAAGATAATCAACCGGTCGGAGGAGTACGACGGGACCTTTGTCGAGCTGCTCAATCGGGCGCCGCACATGGCCATCTTGAACGTCACCGACTATAACTACTCAAGGGTGAACTTCACGGTTATGTACAACGACACGATGCAACATTCATTGCCGATCGTTTTGAATGTCTTTACCAACGCGCTCTACAA gCTACACAGTACAGAAGTGACGAAGCCGATAAACCCGATACAAGTGAAGAGTCAGCCGTTCAGGCAGACATCCCAGCCTCAAGAGTTCAACATCGGTATAGCCAGTTCAGCGCTGTTTATCGGCATGGACCTCGTCTTAGTGCCCATAACTCTGGCCGTCGACATGGTTTACGATCGCGAA ATCAAAGCCAAGAACCAGCTGAGGGTGAACGGCCTCTCGTTCACGATGTACTTCTTCACCTACTTCGTGGTGCTGCTCGGTCTGATGATGTTCATCTGCCTCTGCATCCTCGGCATCATCTTCATGTTCCAAGTGCCATCGTTGCAGCAGGTGCCAGCTCTGCTGACCCTGGGCGGCCTCATCATCCTCTACTGCCCCTCGTCCATATTCTTCTCGACCTGTCTCGCCTACATGTTCGACAAGATGGACTCGGCCCAGAGTTTCCTGCCCAATATCGCCACGTTCTTCGGACTGATACCGTTTCTGCTGGTCATGATCCTGGACATGCTGGGTGTCGGTGGTATCGCCGCGTTCGCCTTGCACGTGGTATTCTCGCTGTGCAACACGATGTACGTGCCGTACGCCGCGCTGTACTACATCGACCGAGTCTATCTCATGTGTACCATGAACGCGACCTGTCGCCACCTGAGCATATCGGATTACCTCACGAGCGAGATCATCGTCATGGCGCTCGGAGTGATGCTGCACTGCCCGCTTTGGTTCTTCGTGCTTCTGCTGCTCGACACCAAGAAGAGCGGAGGGAACGTCAAGGACTTCTTCAAGTACTACGTG CGCAACGGTGGCTCGATCGGCGAGGAAATTATGGAGAACAACGACGTTGGCGACCACGAGGACGAAGACGTGAAGAACGAGAGACAGAAGGTCTTCAACCTGATGAGCTCGACGTCGGTGCAGGAGCCCCCAGTGGTGCTCGTCCAGAACCTCCGCAAAGAGTACCGGCAGCAAGAAGCCACGTCGTGCAGTTGCTGCTCGAAGCGCGAGGAGGAGCAGCCTCCGCCCTCCAAGAAGATAGCCGTGCGAAATCTCTCGTTGGCCGTCGAACCGGCCGAAGTGCTTGGACTCCTGGGTCACAACGGCGCCGGCAAGACCACCACCATGAAGATCATCATCGCGGAGGAGGCAGCCAGTCGCGGCCGAGTCCAGATCGGTGGTCACAACATCAACTCCCACATGTCCGAGGCGTTCAGGCAGATGGGATACTGTCCCCAACACGACGCACAGTGGAAGAACATCACCGTGAGGGAGCACCTCGAATGCTACGCGGCCATTCGCGGCGTTCCCTGGGGCGACATCAGCAG AATCGTCGATCTGTACCTGTCAGGTCTGCAAATCCACGAACACGCCGACAAGCAGACGCAGGAGTGCTCGGGAGGAACGAGACGGAAGCTCAGCTTTGCCATGGCCATGATCGGAGGACCCAAGGTCGTGCTCATGGACGAGCCCAGCACGGGAATGGACCCACGTTCCAAGCGATTCCTCTGGGATACCATCCTCGCCAGTTTTCAG GGCGGCAGAGGCGCGATCCTCACGACGCATTCGATGGAGGAGGCGGACGCCCTGTGCTCGCGCGTCGGCATAATGGTGAAAGGCGAGCTGCGCTGCATCGGCTCCACGCAGCACCTGAAAAATCTGTACGGCGCGGGCTACACGCTGGAGATGAAGCTGCTGGGAGGTGACTGCACCCCGACGACTCCCTCGGGCAACCGAGTCAGCTGTCTCAAGGAATTCGTCACGGGCATGTTCGCCGACGCCACTCTCGAGGAGAGCTTCGCAGACAGGCTCGTCTTCGCTGTGCCCCAGCACTCGGTGCATTCGCTGGCCGAATGCTTCACTCAGCTTGAGAAAG CCAAGATGGAATTGGATATCGAAGAGTACAGCTTCAGTCAGACGACGCTCGAGCAGGTGTTCCTCAAGTTCTCCCACTACGACGCGCCAGACGCCAATGACTGA